GTAAACGGCATAATTCTTACCCCCAGGGTTGTAGTTTCATAGAACAATACCTCAACCGCCTTTGAGAGAATATTATTATCAACGATAGAACTAATCACTATCCCGGGCCTATTTTTTTTCATGATAACCTGTGTGAACCACACATCCTTCGCGCCGGTACGGAATAAGCGTTCCATAACATACGGCAATACCCGCGGGTCAAGGTCGTCAATATTGGTTTCAAGTAATACTAGCCCGGATTCTGTAATATACCCTGCGCTACCGTTCCCTGTTTGAGAACCCAATTTCCCAACAATAGTTTTCACGACATTAGCCTGTGCGTGATGAAAATCCTTAGTCCCTGCGCCATACCCTACGGAGAGCACTCTTACTGCGGGCATCCCCACCCCCTGTTTTTGAGTAAGAACGGCAAGGATTGCTGCGCCAGTGGGTGTACAGAGTTCGTACCTCGCGGTCTCGGGGTTAGTAAATATTACGCGGTTACGCAGTATCAGCGCGGTAGCAGTTGCGAGTGAACCAGTATTCAACGGTGATGCCAGCACTTCCACAGTATCCACAGATCCACCCCCAAACTTTTCTATCATAAGTTCATACGCGTAAAATGTGCCGCAGATATCAATCACAGTATCCAGGGAGTTAAGTTCATGAAAATGCACATTTTCTTTCTTTACACGATGAACACTAGCTTCCGCCGCTGCGAGAACATCAAATGTTTTTAGTGCCATTGTTTTTACGTATACTGAAAACTTGGTTTTACGGATAAGGCTTTTTATTTCCGTGACGGAACTAAACTCATACTCCCCGTTCTTAATGTTTAACTGTAAACACGGCAAATGTTTGCGGGAAGTCTCGGTTATCCTCACCTGCGGTGATACCTTTTTTAAGTTAAGTTTTTGTATGAGGTTACGTGTAAACGCTGAAGGGTTAACACCCGATGCGGAGACCAGTGATGTAAGAAACATATCGCCTGCTGCACCGGATGTGAGGTCGAGGTATACGACGAGCTGGTTATTGTTTTTCATATTAACATAATCCTTTCAGTTATTCACGGCAGGGGTATCCGCTACTCGCTCAATAGCCTTTTCCGCAGACGGAAAACGCTGAGGCCGCTCGTTAGCGTACACCCCTGCCGGAATAATTTTAATTTTTTTATTTACACCTACGGTTGATCAGATGCGCAACAATTCCCGCGCCATACCCATCGTCTATGTTTACGACAGTAACATTAGCGGCACAGGAGTTTAGCATCGATAATAACGCGGTGATACCGTTGAACCCCGTACCGTAGCCCACGGAAGTAGGCACTGCGATTACGGGACAGTTCACGAGCCCACCGACGACGGATGGTAACGCACCCTCCATCCCCGCGCATACTACTACACAGGACGGATGCCGGAGGACTGACTGGTTCTCAAGTAGCCTATGTATCCCCGCAACACCAACATCGTATAAGCGTTTAACCTTATTCCCTAATGAATCAAGAACGGTAACAACTTCTTCTGCGATAGGTATATCCGCCGTCCCGGCAGTAACTACCGCGACGTACGAACTTGTTAAGGTTTTACTTTTCTTATGATTAACTTTTTTCTTCGGGAACAGAACCCCCATCTTAGCGTACTTATTGTATACCAGCGCAGGGAAAACTGTTTTTACTGCACTAATAACACTTTCCTCCGCGCGGGTAAGAAGTATAGGCTCGGACCCGAGTTTATGGTACATCCGCGAGGTGATATCAATAATTTGTTCCACGGTTTTACCGGGGCAGTAGATAGCTTCGGGGAAACCCTGCCGCTGATGCCGCGCGTAATCCGGCCGTGCGTGAGTATAACTTTTTTTCATATTAGCTCTCGTAGAGAGGCATTGCCAAACAATACTCGCTCAATAGCCTTTTCCGCAGACGGAAAACTCTGAAATCGCTCGTATTTGTTTGTCATTGCCTCTACCATAAATCCAGTCTCCAATCATAAATATATATTATAGAACTATAAAACGCCCGGTCACCGCCAGGAACGCACGGTGAGGTTAGGGTCAACCGTAAAATTATCCCACTTCGTATTCTTAGCGTACTTATGTTTCCAGTAAGCCGCAGCGGCGATCATCGCAGCGTTATCGGTACAATACAGTTTTGACGGGAACGATACTTTTAACCCTTCTCTTTTACCCTGGAGAACCATCTCCCGGCGTAACCCTTCATTAGCAGACACCCCGCCTCCCACGAGTACGGTTTTTACGTTAACCTCTTTAGCGGTACGTAAAGTTTTGGTGACCAGCGTTTCGATAATTGCCTGCTGAAAACTTGACGCGATATCCGCGGTTGAAACCTTCACTTTCCCGGTATTCACCATTTTTTTGCGGTACACCGGATCATTAACAAAATTAGCAACCGCTGTTTTTATACCCGAGAACGAAAAGTCGCGGGTTTCACGCATAAACGGGCGTGGAAACTTTACTGCCCCGGGATTCCCGTGTTTAGCGTTACGGTCAATCACGGGCCCGCCGGGATAACCTAACCCCAGGACTTTGGATACTTTATCATAAGTTTCACCCACCGCGTCGTCACGGGTACGGCCGAGAACGTTGTACCGCCCAACTTTTTTTACGTGTATAAGTTCTGTATGCCCACCGGAAACAATTAATGCAAGCAACGGATACGCAATATTCTCACCACCCAGCATATTAGCGTATAAATGCCCTTCAATATGGTTTACGGGACATACTTTTGTGGAGGTAAGCATCCCGAGTACCCGCGCAGTCATCACCCCTACGAGCAACGACCCGACTAACCCCGGCCCGCTGGTCACGGCAATAAGGTTTATCCGCTGCCGGCCCACACCTTTTTTCTCGGTAGGATTATTCGCATACCCCGGGAGGTACGTATGTGAACGCCGTAACGCTTCGTCAATCATCCAGTTGATACTCCCAAGATGCATCCGTGCTGCGAGTTCCGGAATTATACCGTTGAACCTGCGATGCACGCGTTCCTGAGAGGATACTATATTTGAAAGAACAATACTTCCGTCCTTGACAACCGCCACTGCGGTTTCATCACACGAAGTTTCAATCCCCAGTACGTTCAGCCTACTGCTCCTCTTTTATAGCCTGAAAAATATTCCGTGCTTTAAGCAACTCAATTGCGCGTTGAAGGATAATATCTTCTACATGCTCATCTTTCTTTACGATTGACTTCGCATCAGCATCTTTCTGGTACAACATTTCCTTTTGCTCGCGTATCTTGATCTCAGTTTCCCGCGGGATAGTAACCTCAATATCCGGAGTGATACCTTTCTCGTGGATTAACCTTCCAAGCGGAGTATAATACTTCGCGGTGGTAAGCCTTAACCCTGACCCGTCACTCAGAGGGAATACCCGCTGGACTGACGCTTTCCCAAATGTTTGCGTACCAATAACAACCCCGCGTTTATGATCCTGTATCGCACCGGCTATGATCTCAGCACCTGACGCTGAACCTTTATTCACAAGTACGATTACCGGGAGGTCGCCGTACACGGCTTTTATATCCGCACGGAATTCCTCTTTTGCAGAAGGATCACGACCCTGGGTGTAAACTATCATCTTATTACCCCCGATAAACAGTTTGCATACCTCAACTGCCTGGTTCAATAACCCACCCGGGTCATAACGCAGGTCAAGCACTAACGCTTTCATCCCTTTTTCTTTAAGGCCGACCATTGCCGTACGCAGGTCGTCAATAACCTTGGCGTTAAGTTCAAGGATCCAGATATACGCAATCTCTTTATCCAGCATCTCATTACGTACCGCCTCAAGCTTGATTACTTCACGGGTAAGCGTTATATCAAACGTTTCTTTCTCACCTTCCCGCCAGACTGTGATCGTAACTTTAGTCCCCGGTGCGCCTCGAAGTTTTTTCACCGCGTCATTAACATCCATACCTTCGGTTGAAACATTTTCAATCTTAACAATCTTATCCCCGGGCTGTATCCCCGCGCGGTATGCCGGTGTCCCGGGCAAGGGTGTTACTACGGTCAATAACTTATCTTTAATTGAAATCCGTATACCTAACCCGCCAAACTCGCCTTCAGTCTCAACCCTCATTTCTTTGTGAGTCTCAGGTTCCATAAACTGCGAGAACGGGTCAAGTGTACGCACCATCCCGCTTGCTGCGCCGTATAACAACTTCTTACCTTCCACAGGCTCAACGTGATACCTCGTGATAAGCTCGTACACCTCTGTGATCAACCTCCACTGCTGGTACACATCCTCAGCTGCGGGTACCTGTGTATGGCTGAAGAACAATAAACATGACGATACCAGCGCAAGCGCTACCACACCTAAAACAACCTTTTTCTTAAGCATTAAACAACCCTTCTCCTTCTATAAACTATTACCTATATATATCCTCAATACTTACTTAGATGCCAGCCAGTCCAGCGGGTTCTCCGGTTTTGCATTCGCGCGGAATTCAAAGTATAAAGTCCCGCCGGTAATATTCCCGATTGCACTCCCAGCGGTAACGCTTTGATTATTCTGCACTAAAATTTTATTCAACGTCCCGTAGAGGCTATAACACCCCCCGCCGTGGTCTAACAACACAATATTCCCGTATGACTGGAATACGCCGGTATATACTACGGTACCGTTAGCAATCGCACGGACTTCACAGCCCGGGACGGACGGCATAATTTTGATACCGTTATTAATGACAAAAGTATCGAACTCAGGATGTTTATGTTTCCCGTAAGATGACACAACCTTCCCGTCAACCGGCCAGTCAAACATACCTTTAAGCTTATAAATCTCATTTCTCGCAAGTAACGCTTTTTGTTTTTGCTCCTGTGTTGCATGCTTCTTTGTTTCAAGCATATCAATAAGTTTCTGCATATCAGACGCCGATTTTTTTAATTTATCAATCTCGCTGGCATACTTCCTTCTTTCGGTCGCCGTCTGCGCAAGCTCAATCTCACGTTCCTTTTTTTGTGAAGAAGTTTTCCCGACAATACTCAACACCTCTTTCTGGCGTTTAGTTAACTGCACTTTTCTAACCTCCAGCAACCGGCGTTCACTGTCAGCATCAACTTTTTTCATTAATGACTGCTGGAGCAACGAATGTTTTTGCTGTAAAACACGTGTGAGGTACTCGTCATACACAGGATACACACCCTCTTTTGTGCGGTACCACATATACGCCGCACGCCATTCATAAGAAAGATATTTTTGCCAGCAGTTAATCTCTTCCTCAGCGTACAGGCACAACTTTTTAGCCTGCGCAATTTTTAATTCCGTATACTTATAATCATTATTCAATTTTTTAAGGTTCGAACGGTGCGACCCCAGCAAATTATCAATCTCCCTTATCCCGGACTTAATACTATTTTCCTTATTCATGATCTCAGCTTTTTTTTTCTCAAGCTCACGGATACTGTCTTCTATACGGCTGATCTCAGATTTTGTATTCTCCATTTCCTTTTCATACGACTTAATCTGTTTATCAAACTCATCAGCATAGAGTACCACCCCGCCCCGGCATCCCGGGGATAATAAAACAGCTGTAAGTACCAGAATATATACTGAACTATGAACCCGCAACCGCATCATCATCTGTAGAATCACCACTCCCTGACTTCCCAACTATAACAGTGGTTGCGCTTACTGCATCAGCAACCACTACGCCAAACCCCAGCACTAATGCGGATAACAATACCACCCCGCACTGCCACGCGTTGAGGAATCCCAGCCAGTCATACGCGTACACTGCAAGGGTTAATCTTAACACCACAAAACATACCGCTACCGCCACAAGTATGGTAATCAACTCAATCTTCGCATCTCCCGACATTATAAGCCCGGTACTTAACTTCGCACTGATAAAATATGTTAAGACAACGATAAACACAACGGTAATCATTGTACTGATAAGAATAACAAGCTTAGATACCGCGGTTTTAACTTTCCCCGCGAATTCCAGCTGCCCAACTTTTTCGTCGTTATAAAACACTACCTCAATTTCCTTCATTGCCTTAACGAGATCCAATAATCTTTCGAGATCCGTCCCCGGTGATTTCAGTTTTATCACAAACGACGAAGGTAACGGATTCTCCGGCAGAAGCGTAAGTGTTTGCTTAAAAAACTCATTCTTTACAAACTCGCGTAACGCATCTTCCGGGGATACATAATGCACTTCACCAATATAAGGCTCCGCCCTAAGTTTTTCCGCTACCTGCGCCACCCCTGGCATATCAACATCCTGATTAAGGAATGCGGTTACCTCAATCCCAGCCTCCATCTTGTGATAATACTTATTCACCGA
This region of Elusimicrobiota bacterium genomic DNA includes:
- the larB gene encoding nickel pincer cofactor biosynthesis protein LarB, which produces MKKSYTHARPDYARHQRQGFPEAIYCPGKTVEQIIDITSRMYHKLGSEPILLTRAEESVISAVKTVFPALVYNKYAKMGVLFPKKKVNHKKSKTLTSSYVAVVTAGTADIPIAEEVVTVLDSLGNKVKRLYDVGVAGIHRLLENQSVLRHPSCVVVCAGMEGALPSVVGGLVNCPVIAVPTSVGYGTGFNGITALLSMLNSCAANVTVVNIDDGYGAGIVAHLINRRCK
- a CDS encoding peptidoglycan DD-metalloendopeptidase family protein, whose translation is MMMRLRVHSSVYILVLTAVLLSPGCRGGVVLYADEFDKQIKSYEKEMENTKSEISRIEDSIRELEKKKAEIMNKENSIKSGIREIDNLLGSHRSNLKKLNNDYKYTELKIAQAKKLCLYAEEEINCWQKYLSYEWRAAYMWYRTKEGVYPVYDEYLTRVLQQKHSLLQQSLMKKVDADSERRLLEVRKVQLTKRQKEVLSIVGKTSSQKKEREIELAQTATERRKYASEIDKLKKSASDMQKLIDMLETKKHATQEQKQKALLARNEIYKLKGMFDWPVDGKVVSSYGKHKHPEFDTFVINNGIKIMPSVPGCEVRAIANGTVVYTGVFQSYGNIVLLDHGGGCYSLYGTLNKILVQNNQSVTAGSAIGNITGGTLYFEFRANAKPENPLDWLASK
- a CDS encoding LarC family nickel insertion protein, whose amino-acid sequence is MKNNNQLVVYLDLTSGAAGDMFLTSLVSASGVNPSAFTRNLIQKLNLKKVSPQVRITETSRKHLPCLQLNIKNGEYEFSSVTEIKSLIRKTKFSVYVKTMALKTFDVLAAAEASVHRVKKENVHFHELNSLDTVIDICGTFYAYELMIEKFGGGSVDTVEVLASPLNTGSLATATALILRNRVIFTNPETARYELCTPTGAAILAVLTQKQGVGMPAVRVLSVGYGAGTKDFHHAQANVVKTIVGKLGSQTGNGSAGYITESGLVLLETNIDDLDPRVLPYVMERLFRTGAKDVWFTQVIMKKNRPGIVISSIVDNNILSKAVEVLFYETTTLGVRIMPFT
- the tsaD gene encoding tRNA (adenosine(37)-N6)-threonylcarbamoyltransferase complex transferase subunit TsaD, with the translated sequence MNVLGIETSCDETAVAVVKDGSIVLSNIVSSQERVHRRFNGIIPELAARMHLGSINWMIDEALRRSHTYLPGYANNPTEKKGVGRQRINLIAVTSGPGLVGSLLVGVMTARVLGMLTSTKVCPVNHIEGHLYANMLGGENIAYPLLALIVSGGHTELIHVKKVGRYNVLGRTRDDAVGETYDKVSKVLGLGYPGGPVIDRNAKHGNPGAVKFPRPFMRETRDFSFSGIKTAVANFVNDPVYRKKMVNTGKVKVSTADIASSFQQAIIETLVTKTLRTAKEVNVKTVLVGGGVSANEGLRREMVLQGKREGLKVSFPSKLYCTDNAAMIAAAAYWKHKYAKNTKWDNFTVDPNLTVRSWR
- a CDS encoding S41 family peptidase; translation: MLKKKVVLGVVALALVSSCLLFFSHTQVPAAEDVYQQWRLITEVYELITRYHVEPVEGKKLLYGAASGMVRTLDPFSQFMEPETHKEMRVETEGEFGGLGIRISIKDKLLTVVTPLPGTPAYRAGIQPGDKIVKIENVSTEGMDVNDAVKKLRGAPGTKVTITVWREGEKETFDITLTREVIKLEAVRNEMLDKEIAYIWILELNAKVIDDLRTAMVGLKEKGMKALVLDLRYDPGGLLNQAVEVCKLFIGGNKMIVYTQGRDPSAKEEFRADIKAVYGDLPVIVLVNKGSASGAEIIAGAIQDHKRGVVIGTQTFGKASVQRVFPLSDGSGLRLTTAKYYTPLGRLIHEKGITPDIEVTIPRETEIKIREQKEMLYQKDADAKSIVKKDEHVEDIILQRAIELLKARNIFQAIKEEQ
- a CDS encoding permease-like cell division protein FtsX produces the protein MTGRTVFTVLFRGMIYLIFAVVYSILLIGYSSVNKYYHKMEAGIEVTAFLNQDVDMPGVAQVAEKLRAEPYIGEVHYVSPEDALREFVKNEFFKQTLTLLPENPLPSSFVIKLKSPGTDLERLLDLVKAMKEIEVVFYNDEKVGQLEFAGKVKTAVSKLVILISTMITVVFIVVLTYFISAKLSTGLIMSGDAKIELITILVAVAVCFVVLRLTLAVYAYDWLGFLNAWQCGVVLLSALVLGFGVVVADAVSATTVIVGKSGSGDSTDDDAVAGS